GCCATAGACTAGACTGTATGGTGTCTGTCCTGTAGACGTCTTTAGGGTTGTTCTATCTGACCACAACACCCAAGGCAACTCTTCAGCCCACTTTCCTTTGCAAGTCGTCAACCGTCTTTTTAAGTTATTGATTATAATCTTGTTGCTTGACTTAGCTTGTCCATTGGCTTGAGGGTATCTTGGCATCGACTTAATCAAATCAATGTTCTAACGTTTGCAAAATGCTTCTATCTTGTCACTGATGAATTGTGATCCATTGTCACAAATGATTTCAGATGGTACGCCAAACTTGCATAGAATATTTCTTTTAATGAATAAAATCACTTCCTTCGACGTTATTTGCTTGAATGCCTCCGTCTCAATCCATTTTGAGAAATAATCAGTCATAGCTAACATAAACACCTTCTGTCCTGGTGCTGGTGACATTTTTCCCACAATGTCCATTCCCCATTTCATAAAAGGCCAAGATGGAATGGACGTGTGAAGCTGCTCAGATGGTTGATGTATGACAGGTGCATGTCGTTGACAAGCGTCATAATTTTTTACATAGTCTAGGGCATCTTGTCTTAGTGTCGTCCAATAGTAACCCTAGCGTAAAATTTTCAAAGACAGATTTCTTCCATTAGTATGATTCCCGCATTCACCTTCGTTTGCATCCCTTAGCACCATGTCTGATTCATGCTTTTGCAAACATCTTTGTAGCATCCCTGTGGAAGATTTTTTGAACAACTCCCCATCTATAATCGTGAACCTTGACGCCTTCATCCTAAGAACCCTTACTTCATTGTTGTTGGCTGGAAGTGTTCCAAATTGTAAGTAATCCTTGAACCTCTTTATCCAGTTGTCTGTATCCTCACTGGTGTCATCATTGCGTTGATCAAGAGTCATCATTTCTGTCCCAAAAGCTAATATTTCCATAGCGGGTTTCACGATGTGGATTACTGGGATGTTGTTGAGGTCTAAGTTTTTGAACACAGCTCCCATTCTAGCCAATGCACCAGCTTGCACATTATTCTTCCTTGGGACTTGTTGTATGTTGAAGTTGTCGAAATAGTTGATTAATGTCGAGGTAAGCAACCATTTTAGAATCTTTGGCTTCATAGGAGCCCTTGACATGATTGATAATAAGTAATGAATCACAATTGACATCATTGTTTTTGATCTTCATGTCTTTGGCGATTGTGAGTCCCATGATTAGTGCCTCATATTCAGCTTCATTGTTCGTGACTTTGAAGTTACAACATATCGATTGGGCTATCATATCCCCCGATGGCGATTTGAGGACAAGCCCTAATCCCGTTCCATTTATATTGGATGCCCCATCTATATACAATGTCCAAGGCTTCATATCTACTCTTGAAAGGACTTGCTGAAATTCCTGCTCAGCATCCGTCATTTGGCTTGGACTGAAATCAGCCACAAAATCGGCTAAAGCTTGCGACTTGATTGCAGTTCTCGTGTCATACATTATGTTATAAGTACTTGTCGTATTGCCCATTTTGCCATTATCCCCATCAAGTCAGGTTTACTTAACACATTCCTCAAAGGGAAGTTCGTCATGACGTGTATCTTATGTGACTCAAAATAATGTCTCAACTTAATGGAAGTCATGGCTAATGCAAGTACTATTTTTTCAAGAGATCTGTACCTTGTTTCTGCATCTACTAAACTCTTGCTGACATAATACACAGGCGACTGGACTCCTTCATTTTTTTCTGACAAGAACGCCACTTACTGCATGATCAGTTACAGACAGATACACATACAAATCCTCTCCTCGAGTGGGTTTGGACAGAAGTGGTGGAGTAGTCAGATACCTCTTCAAGTTACTTAAAGCAATCTCATATTTTTCAGACCATAAGAATCCTTTATTCTTTCTCAACGCGTCATAAATTAGCTTGCACCTGTCCAACGAACGTGAAATAAACCTGTTCAAGGCTACAACTTGTCCCGTCAATTTTCGTACGTCTTTGACGTTCGATGGGCTTTTCAACTCGAAGATCGCCTTAATTTGTTCTGGACTTGCTTCAATTCCTCTTCTCGTCACCATATGTCCAAGGAACTTTCCCGACGACACGGAAAAGTTAGATTTGGATGGGTTCAGCTTCATGTTGTATGACCTTAATATGCAGAATACTTCTTAAAGATCACGCACATGATTTTCTGCGTTAACGGACTTGACGACCATGTCATCAATGTACACTTCCATCGTCTATCCTATTTGATCTTTAAACATTTTGTTGACAAGTCTTTGAAATGTAGCCCCAACATTCCTTAATCCAAATGGCATGGCCAAATAATAATATATCCCCCTGTCCGTTATAAACGCGGTCTTTTCACAGTCAGATGGTTCCATTTGAATTTGATTGAAGCCACTTGACATGTCCAGGAATGTGAGTAGTTCGTGACCATCCGTCGAATCCACCATGGTGTCGATGTGAGGCAATGGATAGAGGTCTTTAGAACAAACCCTATTCAAATCTGTGTAATCGACACAAACTCTCCATTTCCCATTTTTCTTCTGCACGATGACGACATTTGCTAGCCACTCAGGGTAATCAACTTCTTTAATCATGCCAGCCTTGATGAGTCTTTCCACCTCTTCATTTATTATCTTATTTCTCTCAGCTGCAAACTTCCTTCATTTTTGTTGGACGGGTGTGTAGCTAGGATCCACATTTAACTTGTGTGTAATGACATTTGGGTCGATTCCCGTTATGTCACCATGTTCCCATGCAAAAGCGTCCAGCCTCATGGTTAAGAAATTTATCAAATTGGCTTCAATTATTGGAGAAAGGTCTTCACCAATTAATACCTTCTTGTCCCCTGTTGTCAAATCTGCTTCAGCTAATTGCTCCGGCCCTGCTACCATGGCTACATGCGTCTTGTTTCCCTGATGTTGGACAGTTGGCTTCAGACACGTCATGTAACAGTCCTGAGCCATGTTTTGATCCCCCCTTATTTCCTGAGCTCCCTATGGCGTTGGGAATTTTAATACTTGATGATATATTGATGGTACCGCGTTCAAGTTGTGTATCCATGGTCTTTCCATGATTATGTTGTAACTCGAGTCCACATCAATTATGCAAAACTTTTCCAGGAGATTGACCCCTTGGGCATATGTTGGCAACGTTATCTCCCCCAATGTATCTTTTGTCTCACCACTAAACCCAACCAATGTTGTCGACTTCTTGATCATGTCGCTTTCTGCCAACCCCATTTGTGTCAACGTGCTAAGCATCATGATGTTGGAAGCACTCCCATTATCCACCAATATCCTTTTAATTACGTAATTTCCCACAGGTAGTGAGAGGACTAGTCCGTCTTGTTGTGGTTCTCGTATGTTCTTTTTGTCTGATTCATCAAACATTAAGGATGGAAGATTGTCATTACTAACCCCCACTTGTGTGACTCATATATCTGTTTCTCTAGATACTCTCTTAGCCTGTGAATATGTTGCTCCGCATATTTCTGACCCTCCCGAGATGAAGTTGATCACCTTGTGATGTGGTGGAGGCGGTGGCTGTCTTAGTGGCGTCATGTTGTTTCTTCTCGGAGATACGTCCTTTCCAACATAAGATGTCTTCTTTGACGTCATGAATTCCGTAAGATACCCCTTCCTCGTCAGAAATTATAGTTCTTTACGCAAGGCCACACAATCATTAGCCTTGTGTCCGTAATCTCCACGGTAGTCGCACCATAGTTTAAAATTCGGGTTGGCTTTAGGTTTGTTGCTTTTTACTGGCCATTTTACCACTCCTCCCAACTTGGTAAACTCCTTAATCATGGATGAAGGTGTGATCGTGAAGCCATAGCTGTCATATGTTGGTGGTAGGTTGGGGTCTTTTCTCTATTCACTACGTTCCTCTCTCTTCCATTCATTAGACTCTCGTGTCGAGTTGACATGTACTTCAGCTCTGTTTGATCTAGTATATGGCTTGTAATCTCTGGACCTTGATGTCGTAATTTTTCATGACGGTTTGTAGTACTTCTCATCCCCCTCCATTCTGTCTTCCTCCAATCTTACTTGTGCCATGGCTTTGGCTTGCACATCATCCATTATTTGACACAGGTACTTTGTCAGTTCTTCATAGAGTGGAGATTCTCGTTCTAATCCCCGCCTGAATGCTTCGATAGCTGTAGGGATGTCACAATTGGTGATGGTCACCTTCTCCCTGTTGAATCTCGTCAGGTAGTCACGCAAAGGCTCCCTACTTCGTTGGACAATTTTGTACAAATCACTGGTTGTCTTCTCGAACACCCGACTGCTTGCAAACTATAAGTTGAATGCATCTATCAGATCAGCGAATGTCTTGATGCTTCCTTGTGGAAGGTTCATGAACCATTGCAAAGCTGGTCCCGATAGTGTTAAACCAAAAATCTTACACATACAGGCCTCTTTCAAGTCTCGTGTAATTGGTACTGTGAACATTCGTTGTTTGTATTGTGCAACGTGCTCCGGGGGATCACTAGTTCCATCATATGGCCTCATTTGTGGTACTATGAAACATTTTGGTATTTCTACCAAAGCGATGTTATCATGAAAAGGGGAATCAGCGTAGCTTGTTGGGGTTGCCTTTTCCAACGGTTTTGGGACACCAGGTATCCTTTCAATCAAGTCCTTCATTTCTTGTAGTTCCTTTCTAAATTCTTTTGTGACTTGATTTTGGATCTTGTTCTTTTATGACGCGATCTTCTCCTGTCAGTCTCTCCTTGTCGATCATCACGATCATCATATCGTTGCTCGTCACGTCTCCTTTCCATGTCATCTTCGTTATTTGGTACATCCTCCATATCTTCTACGCCAATATCATCGTCTGTTCCATTTGTTGGCCCTCCATTTTGGTTGTAATCTTCTGCTTCACCCATGTCCAAACGTCTAATTACGCTTGGGATGGTTTTCTTTGTCGTAGTCTTGGTTCTCGATTTAGCCGTAGCGAGTTCCTCTTCAATGCTTCATTTTCCGAACACATCTTCTCCATTTCTTCTTGCAACTGTTTCAATGTCACAGTCATATCTCTGCTATTCTCAGCTTCTCCTTCTTGGTTCGTGACTTGTTCTCTGCCGCTTTCCATTGTAATGTGTTAATCAAATCGTTAGCaagtttcccacagacggcaccAATTGTTTTCGCTGGATTTTATGGGTTAAATGCTAAGTTTGACTATCATATTCTACTATGAACGTTAATATGTTTCTAATGAAAAATAAGGTAAACAACACAAAGAATTGTTGACGCGGAAAACCCGAGAACGGGAAAAAAGCGCGGGTGGGGATATGTACCCAACCAAAATGAGTTTCACTAGAATGATAATTATGGATACATGATCTTGAATCTTATACTACTCGAATATGAATTACATGAATAACTGAGATTGACATTAGTGTTTAGCTCGTGGTTTTTTTTGATGTTGAATCACTTGTGGTTGTTCTTCTTCTTCTCGAGGTTGGTATGTTTCTTTTTTGTTGAATGGATCGTGTGTTGATCTTACTATCTTTCTCTTCTCTTATCCTTAAAGTTTCCTCCTTTTTCTCCAACTTCTCCTTCTTTCTCTCCATTTCAAATCGTGGCTGTTACTGATACAGATAGGCTTACCTAGTCTTCCTCCATATAAATCAGGATTTGATGGACAAAGTTATACTCTCAGTCGTCTGCTCTTTTTGCTGGTGTCGTTCATGACAGCTTCCTCGAGTTCCCGTCCTGGCATCTTGTCATGCCCTTTCTGTGAAGCTTTCCTGTCACATCGTGAAACTCCACACATAACAAAGCCCAATTTAGATGAAGCAACAGATCTTTAGAAGTGGAATGGAATTCTTGGAGATGACATGGCTGCTCTTGGGAGGCAACTAGTACCTCCTACAAATGATGCTATTACCAAGGATAACACATGGTTGATGCTAATAAAGAAGATATACAGCTGCCTGATGAAagtgatagtgaagatgaaggtaATATTGAGATCAGCCAGAAAGATATTCCAGAAACTATTTATGGAGGCATAGGAAAAAGATCCGGACAAGATGAAGACGCTGACAAGGGTAAGGACGGTGATGATAACCTTGGTGCGCTTAAGCGTATAAAAGGAACGAAGTGAGGTGGGTAAAATGCGTTTCGTATCTGCTGGTACCGGATTTTCACCCGTCAGGACATGAAGATTATTAAACATGACGACTGCGGCATAAAGAGTTTTTGCTGACAGAAAAGGAACCGATGGGAACAGTCGACACGACGGGAGCGGGGCAGACAGATGGGAACGGAACATCAGCTAAATTAAGTCAGATAACAACCCTTACAAATAGGAGGGAGGTTAAACTACATCTCCTATTTTCCAACAACAAGCAGCAAGGATGTGGCTTAATTGTAGCAACCATGTGAGCTATATGAGGATGGTTAAACAAGATAAAATGGGAAGATAATCATTatctatatatacacacacttacacAATTCTACTTGGATTACAACTCTATTTCATCTCCTACACCCACTCTCTTCAATATCCACATCTTATGTATAATCTCCATAcgtgtaataactcgaatttttgagaccttgtaaaatatttaatgtatagtaaccctgatggacggagaaaactttttagcccacactatgtagtgcatgagaaaatgagtttcggagttgatattatgattatacgtaccaaatgagtgtatgtaaacgcaataagttttcgaagaaaacgaactttaaaaaaaagaccatatttatgaatcatcgaggattacaggattcacaatataattacgaatttaaaaccctacggatttatatccaagtatggtaattcaaaacataagaaataaatacgaaatgaattacgtcgcgaaccatttacgaggaagtattacgaaaacatttaagcgaccgagcgaacgcgtaaacgattaaatagATGTAACGctctaactaaccatggtaagaaagtaaccatggttactttataaaatagtgagctaaggtgtaggatgatcaaccaaggctaagcaaatagtgagctaaagggagcttaacaagtggcttagcttgtaaactaggaagctagttggattggtccccaagatttgcaagaagaataaaatcctaggatctaaactagataataacaaataaatataagatatcacaacctcatttccaagaagcaaccaaggaagcaagcataaaaacacaCTCTATCTCTCTAAAACCTCCCATTCGGCTTTTCTTCTTCATgccaagaaatcaaaatcaaatcttcacccattaattctcaagcttcctaacaaccaaactaaggtaagataaatctttgagctctttttatcaaggtttgatggatgaaataaaatcaagaaagttgagaatgaatagtatgaatagtaactcttctttggtttcttgatttcaatggttgttttaggttccaaaaaccatactaagcactcccaagacttcaccatcatcaagaacacatctcaagctctcaagaaaggtaaaactgtttgacccaactttatttaagatttaagttcaagatcctttttgtatgtagttgtaaacctagttttagtggtggtattgttgaaatcttgatgtttagctaagtagatttaaggtttatttttgttgcctcaagaacatgatgttcttgagagtagTTAGTGTATTGATGAtaatatgttgattgttggtggtagtataaagatttaaggtataaacaaaactccgatcgtaaccgtaatctcgctaaaacgaacaaatcaaaactttaagtttctgcagaaagtaccaaagatttaaactgtagtttctttaaaaataaccctttcttatgatagaaaatgttataaggatcgtttaggcgcttgaatcgcttgattccaatttacggatcaaaagttatggccgttttactaaaagtgatttacacgacaaaaactgctacgaattacgaactttgaaaatataaaggatcgacttaagaatgttcgtaaatcatgaaatttttacagagagttgtattttgagttcctaacttccataaaaattttaagtgaaaataattatttttcaattttttaaaaatatcagAGACGAGATCGCGCGATTAGAAActgtagaatccataagcggagccgacggcgaaaatgaaaatgaacttaagttACTTAGAAAAAAGAAGCGatcataatgtgaataaggacttaaagtaataataagggtaaaataagATGAGAGGGTGCGTAATAAGTAGCAcgtgagtgcgagtcgccgtaaattagaacgggacctaacgaaatgaattgtgtttatggttatagatttccaagcggaacctagagcatcctccacctcgagatacccaggcaagtttacgaacccaactccacttactgttgtgttgtgaaaggattgttttattatcattacataaataccatgcttgccatgatacacaataattgaatttttcacataatgtagcgatgttgtacgataagtatatatcataaaatatttaattccgctttaagcgtgacgtataattataagaccgatagtcggtcgggattttaagatgaaaacccgagaatcattccggtgatattattaGGACAATTAAAAGTCCATAATAGTATGATTTGAAGGACTCAACGTCCAATTACGAtatattaaatacctcgaacttttaaaacgatttccaaagatcgtattccctcaactatattttatcgttcgattaagaaatatttattaactattcatttattttgggagaattattctccaatgtttatttatttcaaactctaTTAAATAtgaaagattattatattacgtaaacataaattagttgagaaatattgtttaaatattcttttcaagtaaactcattcgaggtttaattatttactgattaatatttaattatttattatttattaaaggatttatttatgatttaaaaatcatagaacctgatttacaatactttctgattttcggaaaatatTCGAATAATTTCGGATCGTCGGAAATATCATCTCgacttatttttaaatattttgaatatagtttcaaagggAAACCCCCTTATTAAGTATccgttgacaacggtcaactcacatccttagtacttcctccgaaagaTTCGGAAggacgtatatatatatatacatatatacactaataaatcaagctgtttctatcaacaagcaaaacgcttgggggaacttcgatgtggttcgagttctcgagatatgataggattttctaaaggacaaaggaggggtaggatccaagtacttcgtgtattggatagactactggtaccgtaggacACGGTACTATAAGTACCTAAGGACCTGtaaagtgtgtgtatacccaaaatgaggacacatagcccgtatgcggcaagggtgataatcgggatacgaaggtgtcgtccttctactagtagaaaaggttacttttatcatagtatgactgatcatcgtatgcggtggctccaacgaggGTCCTAtccttccaattggaattgtgatgcaataccgtaacccaagcctaggtgctgggtttacttttaaggcattcgcaggataataaaatccactaaaagaTTGTTTTCAAAtgaaggtgtgtatcaccaaggaaaactatgttcgaataaaacataattatcttataagatgttttacgtaagtttaccattacagtcattttcatactgtacattattattttgggcattatagctcacacttgttttcttaaattgacacaacacaacagtgaatcaagatgcctaccatgagaaccacagccaggaaatgggtaggaaatagCCAGCTGTaccgtaggttgtttggtgctgtaccgcaggtagtccgaataagttggattggttttcagttgtttgtagttcggcttatttataagtatgacttatgtaaggtaataaacaagaaacgtatatttggacgatggactagccttacttaaaggttactccccggtaagacttaattacttttgggttgtaataattatcactttgtgatttgatttactctagttatgaatggttcgtttccaagacaataatctgtaagtatgtgtgtgtgtgtgtgttaagtgtggggtcataaggtgtgagtatttatatattgtggcgtgaggtatgtggtttgtagtggtttagatggcgtggcctccgagatccctgaccccggattttggggcgccacagaaatggtattagagccttaggttatcaaatcttggaaacgataggatataaaatacgtagacataagaataataaataatcaattagagctcaagtcgagttcatcgtcgggctacacaggtagtcttgacagtttttgTAATATCCCGACGAAattataattaagtaaaataaatttatgtggttatattatttttacaagtattatgcatattataaaaatatttgattaAATTATAAATCTTGTCTTGTGTTTTGTTGGTTTGCTCGAATATGTCGGGCTCccataaattttttttattaaaaggGATACAAACCGAAGTGATAGGACGATGAAGAGGAATGACAGAAGGAGGAAATGATGATAAGAGATAAGCGCTGAATAGGAATAGAAAGATAAAAATTTTAACTAAAGCACGCAAGCTAAAATAAATTTGCCCGCATCTTTTACTAGACAAAGCCTAGTAGGAAGGAACATTGCACTTGAAAGTGAAAATGTTGCCTTGGAAATAAAATTAGTAGTAGAGCTCTTTTTATAGAGCAAGTATCTTGGTTAGTTCCACACCTTCTCGATGTGGGACTAAGTGGATGTAGACTAAAAGCTATAATAGCTTTCAAGTCTAGTATGATTTTTAAGTTTGTTGCAAGTCCCATTATATAGAGTTGAGAGAAGATCTCTTGCAAAACCTTCCCGATGTGGGACTTGGTAAAGCCTAGTTAAACCTTAAAACTCTAATTTTTAGTTGATTATGAGAAATTTATCTATTTCTCTTTATATTAAAACTTTAAAACCAAATTTAATTGGCTATATTGAAGCCATGAGAAAGTTTTAAGTTTTCTAAGTAGAAACTAAAGCTAAGTTGGGTTTATATAGGCATTGGAGGAAGGTTGGTCTCATTCTCTAATCAATATGGGATATATGCATCTTAGGTAATAAAAAGGAGATCTCACAACCCACATCGACAAGAGAAGAGAAGAAGACTGAGGATGTATATAAGAACTTGACCTTAAAATTTTAATAAGTAGAAATAAGACTGAGGATAAAGCTAATGGTCTGAGTTTTAAAAGGGTGCTTATATGTTCTAGATATTATGTTCCTTGCTTAACTTTTATTTTTTCCCTACCTATCTTTGTACCACATTGAAAACGAGAAGTGAAGTATATTAGAATAAATAGAAAGGTACCATTATATGTAATTGTGAAAAAGGAATAAATAGAGGAAGTCATGTGATAGTTTTTTTTAGCAAAACACGAGTGTTAGGTTGAATTTCTTAAACTATATTTTTCCAACTTCCCTACTATTGTACCACATTGAGGATGTAGGAAAAATGAATCCTTACTTTCCTTATTTAAGTATGTATAGTTTCCTTAAATAGAACTATCCGCTTCGGTTGTTTCAACCAAGGAATTCAGTTAGTTTTTCTTAATCGCCAACTTAATTTTTTTATCTTATTTAGTAATTTGGTAATTATTAGTTTAGTTAGAAAATAAATAGGTTATATTAATGATAAAATTTATGTACATTTTTGAATTATGTATTTAGGAAGAAAGATCAACAGTAAAATCAATTCGAAGTTCAGGATTCATAGAGAATAAATTAAGCGGCGCACTGTAAGTATATACTGTACTGATTCACTGTTGATGTTTTAAATGATGATTTGAGTTTGACTAAGGCTTCACTGATGATAAATGTGTATTTTTGATTGATattgatgaactgatgatgatACTTCCTAATCGGAAGTAAAGCTAAACCGATTATTTAGCTGGCCGTGATCCTaacttgatgaattgatgaaccTGTCATGCTTGAATACTCAGTTTTAATCTTGTGAGAACTATATGATGAATTTTTGTTGATTGTAGTATCTTTCATGTCTCTTTATTCGAATATTTGTTTGATGAACTTTGATTTCTCGGATAAACCTCACTTGAATTCTATTATATATGCTTACTGAGCTTTCTGAGCTCACTCGTTTATGTCACTAACTTTCACATGAAAGAACTTTGGAGAAGGATGTTCAGGAATGATAAGTATGTGATGAACTAAGGCTTAGTAGACGATGAATACGTGTATTATCTTAATGAAAAATGCTTGTGTAATAGACTTTTGGTTGTATCGTGAACTTTGGTTGTAATACTTGGAATACTGTaagaattatatattattatttaagttTAA
This genomic interval from Apium graveolens cultivar Ventura chromosome 8, ASM990537v1, whole genome shotgun sequence contains the following:
- the LOC141679366 gene encoding uncharacterized protein LOC141679366 translates to MGNTTSTYNIMYDTRTAIKSQALADFVADFSPSQMTDAEQEFQQVLSRVDMKPWTLYIDGASNINGTGLGLVLKSPSGDMIAQSICCNFKVTNNEAEYEALIMGLTIAKDMKIKNNDVNCDSLLIINHVKGSYEAKDSKMVAYLDINQLFRQLQHTTSPKEE
- the LOC141679367 gene encoding uncharacterized protein LOC141679367, producing the protein MFDESDKKNIREPQQDGLVLSLPVGNYVIKRILVDNGSASNIMMLSTLTQMGLAESDMIKKSTTLVGFSGETKDTLGEITLPTYAQGVNLLEKFCIIDVDSSYNIIMERPWIHNLNAGNKTHVAMVAGPEQLAEADLTTGDKKVLIGEDLSPIIEANLINFLTMRLDAFAWEHGDITGIDPNVITHKLNVDPSYTPVQQK